The proteins below are encoded in one region of Homo sapiens chromosome 8, GRCh38.p14 Primary Assembly:
- the SLC25A37 gene encoding mitoferrin-1 isoform 3 (isoform 3 is encoded by transcript variant 3), with protein MQSLSPDPKAQYTSIYGALKKIMRTEGFWRPLRGVNVMIMGAGPAHAMYFACYENMKRTLNDVFHHQGNSHLANGIAGSMATLLHDAVMNPAEVVKQRLQMYNSQHRSAISCIRTVWRTEGLGAFYRSYTTQLTMNIPFQSIHFITYEFLQEQVNPHRTYNPQSHIISGGLAGALAAAATTPLDVCKTLLNTQENVALSLANISGRLSGMANAFRTVYQLNGLAGYFKGIQARVIYQMPSTAISWSVYEFFKYFLTKRQLENRAPY; from the exons ATGCAGAGTTTGAGTCCAGATCCCAAAGCCCAGTACACAAGTATCTACGGAGCCCTCAAGAAAATCATGCGGACCGAAGGCTTCTGGAGGCCCTTGCGAGGCGTCAACGTCATGATCATGGGTGCAGGGCCGGCCCATGCCATGTATTTTGCCTGCtatgaaaacatgaaaaggaCTTTAAATGACGTTTTCCACCACCAAGGAAACAGCCACCTAGCCAACG GGATAGCTGGGAGTATGGCCACCCTGCTCCACGATGCGGTAATGAATCCAGCAGAAG TGGTGAAGCAGCGCTTGCAGATGTACAACTCGCAGCACCGGTCAGCAATCAGCTGCATCCGGACGGTGTGGAGGACCGAGGGGTTGGGGGCCTTCTACCGGAGCTACACCACGCAGCTGACCATGAACATCCCCTTCCAGTCCATCCACTTCATCACCTATGAGTTCCTGCAGGAGCAGGTCAACCCCCACCGGACCTACAACCCGCAGTCCCACATCATCTCAGGCGGGCTGGCCGGGGCCCTCGCCGCGGCCGCCACGACCCCCCTGGACGTCTGTAAGACCCTTCTGAACACTCAGGAGAACGTGGCCCTCTCGCTGGCCAACATCAGCGGCCGGCTGTCGGGTATGGCCAATGCCTTCCGGACGGTGTACCAGCTCAACGGCCTGGCCGGCTACTTCAAAGGCATCCAGGCGCGTGTCATCTACCAGATGCCCTCCACCGCCATTTCTTGGTCTGTCTATGAGTTCTTCAAGTACTTTCTCACCAAGCGCCAGCTGGAAAATCGAGCTCCATACTAA
- the SLC25A37 gene encoding mitoferrin-1 isoform 2 (isoform 2 is encoded by transcript variant 2), translating into MATLLHDAVMNPAEVVKQRLQMYNSQHRSAISCIRTVWRTEGLGAFYRSYTTQLTMNIPFQSIHFITYEFLQEQVNPHRTYNPQSHIISGGLAGALAAAATTPLDVCKTLLNTQENVALSLANISGRLSGMANAFRTVYQLNGLAGYFKGIQARVIYQMPSTAISWSVYEFFKYFLTKRQLENRAPY; encoded by the exons ATGGCCACCCTGCTCCACGATGCGGTAATGAATCCAGCAGAAG TGGTGAAGCAGCGCTTGCAGATGTACAACTCGCAGCACCGGTCAGCAATCAGCTGCATCCGGACGGTGTGGAGGACCGAGGGGTTGGGGGCCTTCTACCGGAGCTACACCACGCAGCTGACCATGAACATCCCCTTCCAGTCCATCCACTTCATCACCTATGAGTTCCTGCAGGAGCAGGTCAACCCCCACCGGACCTACAACCCGCAGTCCCACATCATCTCAGGCGGGCTGGCCGGGGCCCTCGCCGCGGCCGCCACGACCCCCCTGGACGTCTGTAAGACCCTTCTGAACACTCAGGAGAACGTGGCCCTCTCGCTGGCCAACATCAGCGGCCGGCTGTCGGGTATGGCCAATGCCTTCCGGACGGTGTACCAGCTCAACGGCCTGGCCGGCTACTTCAAAGGCATCCAGGCGCGTGTCATCTACCAGATGCCCTCCACCGCCATTTCTTGGTCTGTCTATGAGTTCTTCAAGTACTTTCTCACCAAGCGCCAGCTGGAAAATCGAGCTCCATACTAA
- the SLC25A37 gene encoding mitoferrin-1 isoform X1, producing MGLQTRMQSLSPDPKAQYTSIYGALKKIMRTEGFWRPLRGVNVMIMGAGPAHAMYFACYENMKRTLNDVFHHQGNSHLANGIAGSMATLLHDAVMNPAEVVKQRLQMYNSQHRSAISCIRTVWRTEGLGAFYRSYTTQLTMNIPFQSIHFITYEFLQEQVNPHRTYNPQSHIISGGLAGALAAAATTPLDVCKTLLNTQENVALSLANISGRLSGMANAFRTVYQLNGLAGYFKGIQARVIYQMPSTAISWSVYEFFKYFLTKRQLENRAPY from the exons ACACGAATGCAGAGTTTGAGTCCAGATCCCAAAGCCCAGTACACAAGTATCTACGGAGCCCTCAAGAAAATCATGCGGACCGAAGGCTTCTGGAGGCCCTTGCGAGGCGTCAACGTCATGATCATGGGTGCAGGGCCGGCCCATGCCATGTATTTTGCCTGCtatgaaaacatgaaaaggaCTTTAAATGACGTTTTCCACCACCAAGGAAACAGCCACCTAGCCAACG GGATAGCTGGGAGTATGGCCACCCTGCTCCACGATGCGGTAATGAATCCAGCAGAAG TGGTGAAGCAGCGCTTGCAGATGTACAACTCGCAGCACCGGTCAGCAATCAGCTGCATCCGGACGGTGTGGAGGACCGAGGGGTTGGGGGCCTTCTACCGGAGCTACACCACGCAGCTGACCATGAACATCCCCTTCCAGTCCATCCACTTCATCACCTATGAGTTCCTGCAGGAGCAGGTCAACCCCCACCGGACCTACAACCCGCAGTCCCACATCATCTCAGGCGGGCTGGCCGGGGCCCTCGCCGCGGCCGCCACGACCCCCCTGGACGTCTGTAAGACCCTTCTGAACACTCAGGAGAACGTGGCCCTCTCGCTGGCCAACATCAGCGGCCGGCTGTCGGGTATGGCCAATGCCTTCCGGACGGTGTACCAGCTCAACGGCCTGGCCGGCTACTTCAAAGGCATCCAGGCGCGTGTCATCTACCAGATGCCCTCCACCGCCATTTCTTGGTCTGTCTATGAGTTCTTCAAGTACTTTCTCACCAAGCGCCAGCTGGAAAATCGAGCTCCATACTAA